In Mugil cephalus isolate CIBA_MC_2020 chromosome 7, CIBA_Mcephalus_1.1, whole genome shotgun sequence, the sequence TTGTGCTTTGGCCTGGTTCAGAAAGCAAAACATTGGTCTAAATGATCTAAAatccctttttttgttgtttttttttacagttcctGACAAACTATGATGTGTGTAGTATCTTGTTGGGAACAGCCACAATGCTCGTGTGGGTCGGCGTGATTCGCTACTTCGGTTTCTTCAAGAAGTACAACGTAAGGACTTCCATGGAACTGCTTTTAAGTGAACTAGCATACAAAGAGAAACTGAGGCCGCTCATTTCTTTCCAGATCTTAATCCTAACTCTGAGGGCGGCGTTGCCGAACGTGTTCAGGTTCTGCTGCTGCGCGGCCATGATCTACCTGGGGTACTGCTTCTGTGGCTGGATCGTCCTCGGGCCTTACCACGAGAAAGTACGACAGTCATGATCAACCTGTAGTAAGAGTAGGCGTGGCGTTCAAGCCTCAATATCAAAATGTTTCCTTCCAGTTCCGGACGCTCGACAAGGTGTCGGAGtgcctcttctctctgctcaaCGGCGACGACATGTTCGCGACCTTCCTGAAGATGAGGGACAAGTCCTACGTGGTGTGGTTTTTCAGCAGACTTTACCTCTACTccttcatctccatcttcatctACATGGTGCTCAGCCTGTTCATCGCTCTCATCAACGACACCTATGAAACCATCAAGGTCAGATACCCGCAAATATCCTGTAGGCGGTGATTCCTCCTTGAAcctgggttttatttatttatttatttgttttcacaatGGCTCTtttgcagctccagcagcaagACAAGGAGCCGGTGTCCCAGCTCCAGGTCTTCATAGCAGAGTGCAGGGACCAGCCAGAGTCTGGAAGATACCAGACTGCTGAAGAGCCATCGAACTGCTGTTTATCTCCATGTGGCTGCTTTGGATGAAGTGTCTCCTGGGTTTTTGCTTCAAAGGACTGAAAAATGACCCTCAGTGCTGAAAGGAGTCTTTAATTACTGTGCATCAATGAGTGATAAGAGAACTTTTACTTTATGTATGTAATGTAACTTTCTGAATCACTCAATCCTTCTCTGTTGAACACTGTTTAAAGGACCCCATGGTTAGATGTTACAGTCACCACAAAAGAACCACTGTAACGTTTTGATGTTAATCATTAAAGTGTGAATATGCACCGCAAACATTTCCTCATTAGTTGGGTGAGACATTCAAAACTAGTGCGCGGCTTTATAAGAAAGAGTCTTCACACACTATCaagggtagaaaaaaaaaataataaccaaGAGGAATTTCCACATGactgcacaacaacaaagatATTCTTGTCTTTTCATAAGCATGACAATGCCCTGTTTATAATCCATGTGGATGAAAGTGCATTTATTAAAAGTGACTGTAATGTGGCTTAGAAAACagaaatttcatttaaattccttCTTTGTGCCCAAATAAATTGGAATAACATATAGTTAATATTGACACCTTATTACTAGCAGCCTTATTccttgtgtatatgtgtgcgtttGCCATTTAAACTGATCTTGACTCTCACTgtaaatctgttttcattttaactggCATCTTTGTATTAGAGTTTTTGCATATTCTTATAGTAAGCAGAAAGTGTTGTCGGTGCAGATGTTTACtagaaaatatgaatgaatgaatgaatgaatgaatgaatgaaaataaaggcTTTCTAGTATAATCATCCTGCACTAAACCCTTCTTTGTGGCTGTCAAAATGTCCAGTTCATGTTGAAGTAGCACAAGAAACACTTCAGTGAACACAAAAagcccaaaataaaagaaagtacAATAGCGCAGTTCAGCAGTACAAACCACggcctctaaaatgaaaacacagttaaataatTTCCTAAATACCACAACCTTTGTGAAGCTAGGATTTAATGCAGTACTCAGATATTATAatgcagtggttcccaaagACTTTtaagtataaataataaatacaaaggcCACATAATGAGTTCTCAGAGtacgttttgttttattgaggaTTGACCATAAAGGACTGAACTGAACACAGGAGAAGCGTTTTGGAAACTAAACAGTCGCAAACACAACATCTGTAACATGTTGCAACACCTTCAGCATTAGAGTTTTCCATCAGGACCACGCATACATTCAGAAATGACGAGCAAAGGGTGTCTGTGAGAAGTTAATTcataaatgattcataaataatgGTATCCTTCAACAACGGACAAATACATTCTCACATGTACCGATTTAACATCCATTATCAGATCCAGACAAAATCCAATTATCAAAAGAAGCCCATTAAATCAATAggcttacaaataaacacaaacctgatTTAAAGATGATGTAAAGTCACATGAAACTTCAATTTAAGCAAAAGCAAtaacagaatcagaattacttacTAATCCTGATCCCAGCCATGTATGCAATAAGAGTAAATAGGCAAATATAGTAAGAATACATGcatgaatgtaaaaaatataagaaatatatttataagGAATATATTTAGCAATATATTTagcaatatgtacaagtataagtgaacctgtattccgagttgttgctctataatagcATTAAATGTGGGGCATTGCACagtgggaaattattgcacatggtgagttcTTAGAGCACGGAGtaacagaaacaaaattaaaacatcaCGCTCTTACTAAtggctttttccttttaaaataaaatatgacatacaGTGTTGCAGAACCTTCGCGGCCCACCAGGGGACCGCGGCCCGCAGGTTTGGGAATCGCtgttataaaacattaaagtcacTGTGGTGTGTCTAATAAGTTGACAAGTGAGTGTAAACGACACTACTGTATTAGTGAAAGCACGTGATTCGATGATACATTTCGTTGAGCCAAGTCCTGCGGGCTGTTGCTGACCCTCCTGCTCCCACGGGGGTGGTGCACAGAGCCGTATATTATGTCTTTTAATAAACAGCTCTGGCGGTGCACAGGGTGGTGCACAGAGCCGTATATTATATCTTTAGTACACCTTGGGGCGCAGGGCGCTGCAGTCATCGCAGTGCCGCCTGGTGGTGAAAACCTGACCCTGACACCTGACCATATTTGCATAATCGTGCACTGCGCATGTCCAATCCGCGGCTCACACACTGGTTGCTTGACAACGGCGCCTCCAATAACAGCTCAGCTTGGTTGTAGGACAGCGGAGGAGCAACttcaaaaaaacacaggagcagcaggaacaggaggagccgacccacctacctacctactatataaaCCTGTCGTGTTAGTCTCTGTTGGGGCTGCGTTGACTTTGAaattggtttttttttttttcttagtcatAGTAGCCGCTGCTGACAGGATGAGGACCGGGCTCGCCTCGACAGTCGCAGATGTTTTCCATTAAGGTTAATTTTACCCACGAACTCGGAAACCGTCGGATTTAGCTGACCCACTTCACGCCCTGTAAGTGAGTATATATAATTACGAGCTGTCTctcagtaaattaaattaaaatcagtaaTGTCGTGTGTGCGAACCCACTGAAGTTGCTAATAACACTGTTGGTTAGCAAACGTTGCAGACTATACaatgtgtttgtatatgttcTTCTAGTGCTCctgaatataaataaacaatttacaGTAAGTAAATGTGCACTTGACTTTATCTCCTCCTCGCTCGGGGTGGCTTTAGATAAAAGCTGCACATGTTTCCTGGGTTTCTTGATAAGAGGCTTGGAGAAAGTTTTCAGATGCACTTCAACAtggcttcttctcctcctcgcaCACAGTAAAGTAATAGGAGTGGTCCATTTACTTTGGTATCTGGTTCAGCCTGTTTCACAAAGCAAGTCAATATCCTAACACTGTCCAGGGGGCgaaaaatgtcaaaagaaaaaacaataacacactCTCAGATTTAGTCTCAAAAGGattctcgtttttttttatttataaatcctTCAGCTTGAGGTTGAGATCAATTTACCATCCTGCAATTTAGATGCCAGCAGCCAGTAGGAGGCCTCTCTTAAACCCCAACGTAGCCCCCGCTTGGCGCACATCTGACGGCTAATCCTGCGTGGTTGAAGCCCGGATTATCTGTTTTGCTTGTCTGCCTCATTGCTTGATGCGCCGTTTGCAGGGCTCTGTTCCAGTGGGCTCCTCTGATCCGCCGCCTGGCTGCTAATCCACCTCCCCGGCGATAACTCATGACCGCGCATCCTTGTGCCCTGATGTTCCGGTGATATGGGAGAGTGGTGGACAACCGAGACATCTATGGGTAACTTTCTCCGCGCTTGCAGTGCCAGATTATATTTCAAGAATAGAAAGGCCCCCGCCggctattctttttttttttttgggctccGCCAGAGGTGACCCACATTTTTGTTCTCATTTAGAGCTGCAACCTAATTCAAACCCttctgtgagagagagagtaggGCAGCATGATGTACTTTGACTGCTGTTAATATAATCTCCCTTTCTCTATTTTCAGAAAACTGTGAGATCTCCAGCATATCACATGCAACAATGTCGCCCTCGAGACAGAACAACCTTGTGTCAATGTATTCTTTGCCTCTGTTCAAAAGCTCCTACAACGTGATAAGTGCCTTCTGCACAGAGGATAACATTCCTCAGTGCATTTCATACATCAGTCAGGTATGAAAATGCTCAGGATGACTTGTTAACACTCTTTATTTTGCGGCGtgttcacatgttttgtttcctccGGAGAGTTTTTTGATACAGGACAATGACACGAGACCTCTTTGTTTGACAGGAGCTCGCCTCACTGGGCCTCTCTTCCACATGCATCGAGGCCGCCTCACAAGGGGGAGCCGGCCTGAGCGCAGTGCCAGCTCTGAATGCCATGTACGAGCTCCTACAGCTTCACAGGCGAAACATGTGCAACCTCGAGGAGCTCGAGAAAGAACAGCTGAAGAAATCCAGCACCTTGGAGCACATACAGATGAACAATTCCAGGCTCAAGGCGTGTATTATTAGAACTATCTCCGGGTTGCCGGGttatttttagttcagttttgaGACAAGgcaacatatttttctttctgtcattttaataacAGCACAACGATAGCACATCTCTTTGGTGTCAATTTTGTTGTAATTCAACTGTACAACATTAGATGCAGACACAATGAAAttaagacatatatatatatggaacataggaataaatattataaaaatgaacatgGTATTGCCATCTCGGTTTTCTAGGTTAAACATAAGGTGAAAACTGACCCCACACATATGAAAATTATCAGTATAATTATAGTGTGTTCTATATATTTCGTTCCAGGATCAGTTGGAACTCTCTATTAGGGAGAAGTCTGGTCTGCATGAGACGGAGAGGCAGCTCCAACTGAAAATCAAGACTTTACAGAGCTgcttgaaaacagaaaaagatgagGTATTCTTTTTAAAAGCTAATGTTGCatctgttgattttgtttgagTGTGCACAGACCTGATAAACTCCCACGGTTAAATGTTCCTGTACAGGTTCAGAAACTCCAGAGTATCATCGCGAGCCGTGCCTCTCAGTACAGTCATGATGccaagaggaaagagagagaagctgcaAAGCTCAAGGAGCGCCTCAGTCAATTACTGGTTGACAGAAAAGATAAGAAACTAGGTAAACGCGCTTGTCTTTGGAAAGTCtttgtatagattttttttttttttcatgaaattgccttcacatttttttctcccccaaagCCATTGACGTACTGAACTCCTTGGGACGATCGGATGGAAAAAGGAGCCACTGGAAAACTGCGAAAGTGACAGCCAGGTATTACGAAAGCCACCTTGTAACATGTTAGAACCAGAGGAATGTGTATCATTAATTATGTGAAGTAATTTATAAAATGATATCTTTTAGCCACGAGGGTGAGATGTACAAGTCCTTGCTCAGTGACTATGAGGCAAGTCAGAGGTCGCTGATGCTGGAGAACGCTGAGCTCAAGAAAGTCCTCCAGCAGATGAAAAAGGAGATGATACATATCCTGAGTCCACGTCAGGCTTCTGCCAGAGGAGCCAGTGCTGACGACAGCCAGGAGCAGGTATTTGCATCACACAcagatactgtatatataaaaacactggGTAGTTAACTCTTGATGAACCTAATTCATCACGTGGTTAAACCTCACCTGTGAGCTTATCCATGTGTATCAGATTAAGTGGGATGCTTATAGGCTAATAAACTGTGTATAtataactgtatatatatttttatcttgttttttgtgACAGGGTGATTCGGATGGAGAGGAGAAGGCAGGTGACAACAGCAGGGAAGCTCTGGACCAATCCTGTGAGCATGCCAGGGAGCAGCTCACCAACAGCATCCGCCAACAGTGGAGGAAGCTCAGGAACCACATGGAGAAATTGGACAGTCAAGGTACATTCAGCTTAGTCACAGTGTAGTGTGACTTTAGAAATACAGTATGCATAGAAAGAAGTTGGGTTTCTTTAACTTatcaacactgtttttttttttacttgcctAGCATCTCAAGTGCAGAATCAGCTGGAGTCCAATAAAGACGTCATACCTCTGGAGACCCACGAGGATGAGATGGAGCGGATGAGGCGTGAAGTCCAGCAATGCAAAGAGTTCATTCATGCACAACAGCAGCTCCTACAGGTCAGCATCCTCTAGTTTTTAAAACTAGTAAAGATTATGCCAATACATGACAAAACATAATGTTTTTAACAGAATTAACCCATTTGCAGCgcagaatgactctgaacaTCTCTGGCAACTCATTTCGGGCAGTTTATCAGGCAGTTTtatgtgtgcaaatgtgcagttgatctggtagtgacaggcagcagagcCAAACGATAAAGATGGAAATTtgagaacaaaaagaacataacTAAACAGTCAGCCTACCGATATTGGATCAATTGCACATTTGCCCATGTGCAACGGTAACCCTACAGGACAAACTGCCTGGAATGAGTTGCCAGAGAtgttcagagtcattctgcGCTGCAGATGTCTTAGTTGCATTAAATTCTTCTATCAGATTAATCCACGTTAATTTTAACAGCCCTACTACAAAGCATTATAGTTGGAAACAGCATGAGTAATTTAGTGTAAAACTCTTGCAGCAACAACTCAACACATCCTTTGATGAGGAGACTGCAGCTCTTCTTAATGACTGCTACAcgctggaggagaaggagcgtCTCAAAGAGGAATGGAGGCTCTTTGAGGAGCAGAAGAGAAActttgagagggagagaaagaactTCACGGAAGCTGCTATTCGTCTGGGGCGAGAGGTACTCGGGTCATCACCGTAGTTAAATTTGTTGTATGCTGTGAGGATTGTCACtgcatctgttttatttcaatgttttatCCACAGAAAAAGGCCTTTGAGGAGGACCGTGCTTCTTGGCTCAAGAATCAGTTTTTGAACATGACTCCCTTTACAGACCGAAGGAGATGTTCCTCGTCGGATGGTCAGAGTGCCTTATCAATTAGTAAGTGTCTTACTCTCacactggacttttttttttgacaatacTTAATCCAAATATGTGTAATGTGTAGCACAATAAccgtcttatttattttatacctGCAACTCCTGGTTTAAGTTTACTTAATATAATGACATATTAACTGTCTATGGGTACTAGGGTTattaatttgtgattttatgatCCACTGTACTGCAGGAAGTGAGCCAGAGATCAGGATGTCTTCAGTGAAAGCTCAGCTGGGTAAATCATCCACCTACAATTCGTTTTCCTCTCCCAAACCTTCACAAAGTGCTGCTGTACCATCCACAACCGACCTTTACCGGACGCTTCGCCTGATTCCAGACGGCAGGTATTATTCAGTCGCCAAAATACATTTCACGTTGTCTGTGCTTCATGTGCACGGCTCTTGTGTCGTGTCCCAAACCGTGGGCAGTAGTCAGACCCCTCTCTTTGGGTTTACCACCAATTCAGCATGTTCTGTCAGTGGTGGGATGAGTTGGGTGTGTGTTGGTGCGTTGATACCTTAAGAATGCTACAAACCAGTGTGTGCTTTTTCACACATTAATCTTTCCCATTTCCAGTTCCTCCAGACGTTCGAACCGAGGACACTGGCAGGAGTCCAGCTCCACTGAAGATGGCGACACCCGGGTCAAGTCAAAAAACAGACTTAGATGCAGTGACTTGAGTATCTTCTCTTTGGACGAAGATGAGAACAGCCTCGCTTGAAGGACTCCAgtgcctttttctgttttgtttttctctgcaatGATGCACTGGACTTTGGCATCAATACATGGCTGAATTCCATCAACgcctgtgattttttttttttttttttttatggacacacaaatcattcaccAAAGCTGATCAAACAAAGAAAGCACTTTAATGCGTCCGCCATTTCTTACACAAATCAACACTGACAACTGAGATTGTAAGCTATATTCAGAGGGGGGGTATCTATGAAGCAGTGGCTTGAACATATTGTAGTTAGAAATAACTTCCTATATGTTTATTACACCAAAATGCTTGAGTTTTGAATCAAAAGTAACATTAATGTTTACATAATCTATAAATTATGACTTTTAGTAGCGGCATATATTGAAATTAGATTGCTGCTGGTCTATTCCGCAAGTGTAACTGTACAAtaaagatattttttaattaataagttcgacttttcttctctgtaatCTGTCGCCCCCTAGTGTTTTTCAATGGCAGCTGCAGGAGTCACGAGCGTGAATATCCGGaatcatgatttttattttttatttttttagaactttgtttaaaaatgtatcaaatacAGAGCACAGATCACATCAAAACACAATTACGCgacaaaaaatacaatgtaTCATTAGGCGTTTACAGGAAAACATTGATGACAAAGATTAAGAGTTGATTCCTTatgattacatttatttttgtgcaaacTCACATTTATGAATGTAAAATTTCGCTAGTAATAGATCGATATTAATAACAGATGTTTCAATGGGATTTACCGTATTtctattaaagtaaaaaaaaaaaaaaaaaaaacacatccctcGAACGCAGCTGAAAACCCGGAATCCGGATGTTGTCatctttgcttttgtcttcGAGTCCAGCCGAGAGGGAGTCGCACCCACCACCCACCGCCCTACGCTTCATTtcgcacaaaaaacacacacacaccacacacgtACGAGGAGAAAATGTCGTCTTCGTCCAACCTGGTGGCCATGAAAAAGGTGGTACACCAGCTGCGCTTCGAGGCGAGCATAAACAGAGTGAAAGTGAGTaactggtttgttgttttgctggCGCGGAACACGGGAGGAAATCTCGAGCCTGATCTCGGTTCGGCTAACGAAGCTAGCTGATGCTAACAGCAGCGTGACGTCGAGCTGGGCGTTGTTTACACAGAAGAGGAAGTTTTTAAGTTGTACGATTCATTTTTCACGTTTTCCTTCTATTTGGTGGAAGGGAATTGAGTCGAAATCTCTAAGCAAGTAGTAAATCCCATGAATTGTAAATGTGGGGTTGTTTAttcatacagtacatttatatttgtatctgcatttttttgcactgccCGCGTCCTCAACTGGTAGATGTACatatctgattttttttaatcttatttgtATTCTGCTTTGCAATATATctctcatatttatttattttttatacatagtcCACCTATATGTGcactgtttgtgtgagtgttgttTCTGTACCGCTGCTGCCAACAACATGGATTTCCTCAATTGTGGGATAATAAAGACTTATCTTTTGATCATGTGGATGCAAATGATCCTCCACGTATGTGGTATTTTCCCCTGTATTTCTCCTTTGGGTTGCAATCAAATTGAGGCAGCGGGATTTCTAGAATTAAACCAGCTCAAATACTGCAGCGCACCGTAATTAAGTGGAGAACTAATGATTCTAAGCTTCTTTTAAGAGTTTATTTTCCACACGCTACTGGAGTCATTACACAAtaattttcattgtttcattgtaaGAGATCGTCCACTTATATCTTGCTTCCTCTTGTCACCAGGTGTCGCAGGCTGCCACGGACCTGCAGCAGTTCTGCATCCAGAACGCCATGCAGGACCCTCTGCTCACCGGGGTGTCCTCCAGCACCAACCCCTTCAGGCCGCAGAAAGTCTGCTCCTTCTTGTGAAACCACTGTATTCATTGGTGagtattcatccatccatccatccatccattcattcatacataAACACGGACACTCTCGCTCACTCGTGTCTTATAATAATAGGTGGATGTTATATTTTATGACAAGCTTTACGCAAACGTCTGAAGAATGGCTGAATTTAGCCGGACaaaaatatgagtctggtaacacagggTTTGGATTATTATGGATGGGGCGTGTTtcaccagaggaaaaaaagcctCACAATTAGATAGCCCACTAGCTGTAcagttgtaaacaaattaaactccatTGTCTACAAcgctgctgctcttctctctATCACCACAAAACATTTGTGGGCGAGAAAGATGATCCGACTGGgtcagaatttatttttaatgtattctgAGACTGATTTCTCTCTGTATGTTTCCTGCAAAATGAAACCCACTGTAATATTAGCCTTTTCATTTGGAAATTGATTTGCCATCTgtctgtttggttgtttgtcaACTTTACATTTTTCTACTTTATTGTACTgtttagaaataataataggtctgtaaatgataaaatctgtgcttcattttatttcaccctCGTGATCCTTTAAAGGTAGAAGGagtgaaaataaattaacctTTAAGTATAAAATCCCATGGACTCATGGATGtattcttttgttcttttttcctctctgcaggccttcattttgatgctacagggaaAAGTTGACCTCAACACTGCTCCTCATGCCAAGCCATTATACTGCCACGGGATCTCTCAAGTGTCGAACACATTGGAGTCATGTCAGGAAGAAGACCATCTATTTTCAACCACAGTAGACGAAAgacaactgttttatttttcatggcACAGTGTGATTTTTGAGTAAATTATTGTGCCTTTTCTATTGTTCTATTTTAGTCATCGCTGTTCTgaacttttttgtatttaatgaaataaaaacattctttACTACTCAAAGGTTTTATTGTGTGCCCTTTTCTTTTTAGCTCGTTTATTGTTTCATACAATATAGAAAGGTCACTGCTTGCGGAAACCATCTTAATAATGCAAAACATTAGTGCAGCCTAGAAATATTAATAGAAACAGCTTATATGTCGGGGATAATATGACTCT encodes:
- the ssx2ipa gene encoding synovial sarcoma, X breakpoint 2 interacting protein a; the encoded protein is MGEWWTTETSMENCEISSISHATMSPSRQNNLVSMYSLPLFKSSYNVISAFCTEDNIPQCISYISQELASLGLSSTCIEAASQGGAGLSAVPALNAMYELLQLHRRNMCNLEELEKEQLKKSSTLEHIQMNNSRLKDQLELSIREKSGLHETERQLQLKIKTLQSCLKTEKDEVQKLQSIIASRASQYSHDAKRKEREAAKLKERLSQLLVDRKDKKLAIDVLNSLGRSDGKRSHWKTAKVTASHEGEMYKSLLSDYEASQRSLMLENAELKKVLQQMKKEMIHILSPRQASARGASADDSQEQGDSDGEEKAGDNSREALDQSCEHAREQLTNSIRQQWRKLRNHMEKLDSQASQVQNQLESNKDVIPLETHEDEMERMRREVQQCKEFIHAQQQLLQQQLNTSFDEETAALLNDCYTLEEKERLKEEWRLFEEQKRNFERERKNFTEAAIRLGREKKAFEEDRASWLKNQFLNMTPFTDRRRCSSSDGQSALSIRSEPEIRMSSVKAQLGKSSTYNSFSSPKPSQSAAVPSTTDLYRTLRLIPDGSSSRRSNRGHWQESSSTEDGDTRVKSKNRLRCSDLSIFSLDEDENSLA